From the genome of Sediminibacter sp. Hel_I_10:
GTTGCGTAATGCAATATCAAAAATTTAGAAAATTTTTGAACGGAACTATATTAAAATCTTACCGTCAACCATGGTCAATTTACGATCTGCCATATCTGCTAGTTCTTCATTGTGGGTAACGATCACGAATGTTTGACCAAATTCATCTCTTAATTTAAAGAAAAGGTTATGGAGATTCTCTGCAGATTCGCTATCTAAATTACCAGAGGGTTCGTCTGCAAAAATGAGTTCAGGGTTATTGACCAATGCTCTTGCAACTGCAACACGCTGTTGCTCTCCGCCTGATAGTTCGTTGGGTTTGTGATGGTATCGGTTAGAGAGGCCTAAAAAGTCTAAAAGTTCTTTTGCTTTATGTTCTGCTTCTTGTTTTGATTTTCCGAAGATAAAAGCAGGGATACACACGTTTTCTAATGCAGAGAACTCAGGTAACAATTGGTGAAATTGAAAAATGAAACCAATGTGCTGATTTCTAAACTTAGCCAGCGCTTTATCTTCTAAACCAGGTATTGCTGTATTATTGATAATCAACGTGCCATCGCTCTTTGGATCAATTTGGTCTAAAGTCCCAAGAATTTGAAGAAGCGTTGTTTTTCCAGCACCAGAGGCGCCCACTATAGATACAACTTCGCCTTTTTCTATATGAAGATCTACGCCTTTTAATACTTGTAGATCACCGTAATATTTATGAATATTTTTTGCTTGTATCATTCGCCTTTTTAAGAGATTTCAATGTAGCACATAATATAGAATTACACAATCTATGAATTAGATTTCTTAGCTCCTGAAAATAAGCTTTTGATTTGGTTATAATCCACAAAATACTGCAATCTCAGTGAAAAGAAATGAAGTGTGGGTTGCTCAAATAAGGTACTTAGACTCTCGCTATAGGTTCTAGAAGATACGCGATCGTTATTGAACAATTGATTTCGATAAAGGGCGGTCAAAAAACTACCTGGGGCAAATTGCCAAGTATAATTAATGTCAATATTCCAAGTGCTAAAATTAACATCAGAGCTTTCAAGGTTCAAGTCTGAAAAATTATTTGGGGATTTTGCTAACCGGCCATTGTCCTGTAGTAAATAGGGGTGGTCTTCATAAGTTACGGTACTCCAATAATTTCTAAACGTAAGTCCTAAAGAATGTAAAGGATTAAAACTGTAGGTCCCACGAATGCTATTGATCATGGTCACTTGGTCCCGCTGTCCAAAAACA
Proteins encoded in this window:
- a CDS encoding ABC transporter ATP-binding protein, which produces MIQAKNIHKYYGDLQVLKGVDLHIEKGEVVSIVGASGAGKTTLLQILGTLDQIDPKSDGTLIINNTAIPGLEDKALAKFRNQHIGFIFQFHQLLPEFSALENVCIPAFIFGKSKQEAEHKAKELLDFLGLSNRYHHKPNELSGGEQQRVAVARALVNNPELIFADEPSGNLDSESAENLHNLFFKLRDEFGQTFVIVTHNEELADMADRKLTMVDGKILI